In Sparus aurata chromosome 5, fSpaAur1.1, whole genome shotgun sequence, the genomic window TTAGCTGGTGGATGTTGCATCATAGGAGAAAATATCTGATTGGTGCATCTAATAGCACATATTATAGGAGCTTCTCATCTAGAGTATTGTTGTGTACAGACCTGACACACAGAGCTGAGCTGCTATGAGTTACTGTTCATCCTGTATCGGGTGTCAGGCCACAGCTGTGTGACCACATCTGAAAGCACTGGCACCGTGTTTTCGCCATCACAACGTTTGACTTGTTGATTTTACTTTTCTACTGGCAAGAAGAACATTTTCACAGCCACTGGTCAGCACAAATcatgtaaaatgatgtttctTCACACAGTACAATGATCACATCCAAGTTGAGATGGATGCTTTAGAATTTTACTACCATTAAATCAAGTTCGGAGTCATAATGTTTATTAACTGTTTGTGAGTtaactattttttgttttgaggcCTGGATGAACGATGGGAGGAAGTTGGTAAACCTGTGTTTGTTCAGATAGGCCGTGTATCGCACTGCAGTCCTGCCATTGAACAAATGATGAGTCACATACTGACGGCACTAATGTGGTTTTCCTGTCTTCAGTTTCGGGCAGTTTGCCAACATGGTCGCCTTGTTTTGGTACACCCACCTTGCATCTGTGAGGAAATACAGCTTCCTGTAATTTTTATGCACAGACAGCACATCTAAAGGAGGACTGCTTCCTCACAGTGGCTTTAAGCTGTTCACTGTTCTACTGAACTCATTCTCACATACAGCATTTCTTCTGATTATCTCCTGCGATGCTAAACTGCCTTTTTTATGTGGTGGTGGTCTGTACAGGGTACAGCTCCACCTCTGAGCTGAGGGAACACATACTGGAAAAATGTAAAGACATCATTCAAATTCACATCTgagactttattttgaaacagtaacatacataaaatatgtatttgtccAAAGACATTACAAAATGCTGCGCTttataaataacaaaaactgtTAAGACCAAATAATACAAAGTCAATCTAGTTTTTAAGACATGACACACTTACATGTGGAATGCTTTGATTTTTAAAactacaagtaaaaaaaaagaatataatactaattgtttttttcattcaacaggCGACAGTAAATCTATTTTGCTGATATTTGAACCGGCAGTGTCCTCAGCCTCCTCTCAGACGGGACGTCATGTTGATGGTGCCGAGGGCTTCAACATTATAGTAAGAGAGTGTTTTGTCATCTGTCAGCTCTCTGCTCTGGTAGATGAGCCTCTGCTGCTCCACTGGGACCCCCTCTCTTTTCTGCACCCTTTGCTTGAAGTTCCTCACGGTCTCGTCAGGTTTGATATCATACGTGCTCTTCTTTCCCTGTAGGTTGGTGAGGAACACCTGGATGGGTGGCGGCTTGGTGATCAGCAGAGACACCTGGGAGCCGGAATGTAGACCGTACCAGCTGACAGGCTTTGAGTCGTCGCTGAGAGTTTTCTTCTCACCGTTCACAAACACCAGCTTCTGCTCCTGAACAGAGACTCCCAGTTGACTCTGGATGAGTCTCTTCAGGGAGCTCACGGTGTCCTGCGGGTTCACAGTAAGGTGGTGGGACGCTCCACCCAGCATAGTGATGGTGATATCCATGATGAAAGTTGTCTGAAAGATTatcaaaatacaaattaaaattcCATTTTTACTTTATATTCAAGTGTAGGAAAGAAAACACCTTTgaagtcttgaagaagaaaagctTCTTACCTTGTTTTTTGATCACTTGAGAAAACAGTCTGGAGACGCTGGCAAGCACACAGATGATGCTCAACAATATCCGAAGCTGTGCCACAGATCTCACATCAGCTCTGTTTATATACTGTCGGGCTGAGTCAGCTGCTCACCCTCCCCTCACTTAGCATTCGTTCTCCTTAACTTTCAGTTTCCATTCTCCAAATAATGATGCAACTATTGTGACAAAGTGTAATGTTTTGATCCCAGCttgcactgctgctgctccagggTATGTTTGGAATTCACCTCCTTTAGTAATAACAAAGTTTTATCACACAGGTGAGGCATTCCGAAAATCATGATGATTAACAGGTGAGGGCCTGACGTCAAATGAGGACTTTCCACTTGTATTGAGGAGTGGCTCGATCAGTTAATCACAGTAAAAGTCTATTTTAAGATTCATGCTTGTGAAAACATGCTTTGTGTGGAAACTAAACCGAAACTGAGGTAAAAGATTAGTAGTTTCCTTTTAATCAACTTTAACACACTTAAATTAAAGCTGGACATTAAGACTTTCTACTGTATCTGACAAAACAATGgactttaaaggggctctgtggaggTTCTGTGTTGTGCTATAAGTGGGTCATATTGGGATTTTGATCTTTTGATTGTTTGATTATGTTGGTGGACTGGAGAGAGTCGGGGAACACAGACAAGGCTCTCAGCAACGTACGTAAAGTCACATCGGacatccacagtccagcagcatcaataaacaaatcatccacaggcttgtacagttaactgagagagaagagggaggttTCATTTCTCATGTCACAATATAATCTGCTCTCTTGTGGCCAATAACAATTATTGACCCTTTTTACAATGTGCTGTTTCACTGACACTCTTCATATTGCAGGCTGCCAACACACTTCTCACTTACAAGTTTAATAAAACGATACTGAAActaaaaatagataaatgaaaCTGGAAAAAACAATCTAGATCCATGACCagcaagtttttattttttaacaacaacaacaacatccaaaATAACAATTAGTAATAAATACCAAAGATAAATTCATAATCATCATAGCTCTGAGTGTTTCAGCATCGcagccctctcctccctcttcggTAGAGGAATGTTTCCTGTGGACAGAAAACAGATATTAGTTAATGATCCACACAATTGCAACCAATTATAAAGAAGTGCTTATTACAGAAAAATCTATGTATCTAGGCATTTTCTTACCTGGTGGGGCCACAAAATATTCTTCAACTGTGTTTTTGgcgagctgcagcagctcttcagcACAGTCGCCTTCAGTCACTGCATCGTCCCGCAGGAATAACGCCCTGAATgtgcacaaataaaacagaactaCAATTATTTAACAGGCTTAATGAGAGCTTAAAATTAAAGCTACAGTTTTTGTTCATTCATCACAAAACTCTGCTTATAACTCGATGAACTCAACTGTACTTAAGtaactttatacttctactccactttATCTACGAGGAGAATATTGAACCTGTTTATTCCACTATCTGTGTCTGACAGCTGTCGTTACTGAATAGATTATAATCTGTTGTACCATTCCTGCCCCGTTAAATGATAGCCTCCCCGAATgtgttcattttaaatgtttgtaataAAATGAAGGATGATGTGTTCCTTTATGTGTTGAGAGTTTTCTCCTACCTAATACAAGAAATAAACTCTTCAAAAAGCATATTGGATAAGCTGGATAAGCTGGAAAATCTTATGTCACAGAGCTGAAAACAGAGCTGTTATATGCTAAGGCAAAGGTCTGAATGCAGGATTTCATGCAGTGGTATTGGTATCAGGATCTGTAACCTTCTCCGACAGCTGCTCTACTGTACCTGTCTTCCAGAACTGAATCCATTGGTTCAACCCCTGATGTGTCGACAACATGTAGCTGATCTGCGAATCGTATGGCTTTCTCCAAACACTCCAGGCCCTGTTTGGTGCGGAAGTCCACCAAGGCCAGTCTCTCCAGCTTGTCCACCAGGTCTGCAGTGATCTGGGCTGGCTGTAAATAGATGGTGTGTTGCTTTAGAAACAGTTTCCTTCCATTGTTTCCACATCCTGATCTGAACACAGACCTCTGTTTATCTCTGCTGTTCTGTAATATACAGTTTAGTTCAACTGACTactgtgtgtgattttgtgttgaGTGATTGTTTGTACaatatccaacctaaaactaaaGTCACCTCGTTGTCTGTCATGGCATTATGTCACTTCATATGTAACACCATGCTAACACTGTCATATGTTAGCATTCATCCAGTCTTACCGGGGGCAGTTGGTCCTCTGGTACTGGCTCCCATGTTGGAAACTCCGGTACCTATCAGATATGAAACACAGGTATATCAACTGTGTTCTGCATTGACTCCAGAACAAAACCCACTGTGACAAAAACAATAACCACTGACGTTTTATTTACCTTGGGGTTAAGTGGTCTAGAGCTGAACAGACGCGTCTGTACGCTACTATTTCTTCTTCCGAGGAAATCCTGAACGTTTGTTCCCGAGTGTCCACCGTTCAACAGTTTACATAAAGGTCGAATGTTTTGTACAGACACGCTAAATGTTCGTGTAACAGCGAAGCTAAACACCGACATTTTCGGCACAATGAGCTAACTATCTATAAAACAGTGTATTGTGTAAAAACAGCGTCACATTTTCAGTCCTGTGAGTCTAAACTAGCTTAACTTGGACGCTAGCTAACAGTCTGTTGTAGCTACTTAGCCCAGAGGAGTGAGGAGGACGAAGGGAAGCGAGAGGTTTATCCCCACGGACTTCCTTCTTCGTTTATGTTCCGCGCAGACAACGGACGGGTTCGTTTCAGTCGACAAATACTGAGGAAGTCTTAAATCTgtttaattctgtttaataTAGAACCATATTTAGCAAAATATCGTTATGTGTTATATATTTGAAAGACACGCAGCATAAAATCGCCCTTTCCTGTGTCGAATGCTGTCGTTGACGCATGcgaactattaaaaacacacgATAGTAAAAAATAGAATCAGTCTTATTCAAATGTACAGATtagaaaacacaaatcattGTGAAACAGACATGTATTGAATACTGTCGTTGGAGGCAGAACGCACGCAGAAGAAACAAATAGATACAAATACTGAAACACAGCGACAACATTGGGTTGTACCGTTATGTTGGACTGTAAGTGATTATCGTGCAGAGCCCGgatagctcagtcggtagagcatCAGACTTTTAATCTGAGGGTCCAGGGTTCAAGTCCCTGTTCGGGCGATCgtacttttcatgttttttgctcAGGCTCAAGCTCATGTTAGCGGTGCTTGCGAGCACGTCATATAAACAAGGCTTGTATAGTCACATTCCCTCTTCTCATTACTGTCTTATTCTCTAAACTGTCTATATTAATCTTCTAGTACTTCGCTATTACATCGACTTTTAGTAacagtttaattgttgttttctaaTTCTTCATGGAGCTGCAGAACGTCCCAGCTAGATCACACTTCAAGTCTCTCCAAAGAAAATACTATCGCCCGAACAGGGACTTGAACCCTGGACCCTCAGATTAAAAGTCTGatgctctaccgactgagctatcCGGGCTCTGCACGACGTTTTCCTGACAGCATTTAAAAGTTACACAACACACCGTTTAATTCTGTATGcacatttgtttctcctgcATTTCTTGTGAATCCAACGGCAGTATTCAACACATGTCTCGTGTTTCACAAGAACGTGTCTGTGAATGATGTCACACTAGAAAgagtaaatatttaatttactgATATTCAGATTAAAAAAGTCCCATTTGTATTTGCCCTAAACGAATCAGTCTGCTGCCCCCTCTTGTCCTTTTGATATCTCTGATATCTGCCATATTtacacttttaaaatgtaacattccTTGTTTGTATCGCTCCAGTGTGATCACAATATATGACATATTATACACTATATTATTTtcaaaagacagagagacaaaaagaaaagaagagcaTAGGAAAGGAAGATATAACATACAGAACATAGCACATCTAAAATTATGATATCAGTCCATGGTCATAGTTAGACAATAAGGCAAATGACACAGGGAAAACAtctttgaataaataaaagaaaaaaatgaagtaTATACATCTGTGTACAGTGAAGTCTTAAggcaggaaggcttgaggagcggtgcaccattactctcctgcctgttagatCGCATTCAGGATCGACACTTTtggtctgccatgacggcgccGCGCCGGAGGTGCAGCAGCAaccgtgagttgttcaaaaaccttctttttagtaaactctgtgtacacaaacaatgttctcaatgctcgtgatCATGTATAGAggccctggtgatactatgagcaaagtttcatggtgtgttgagccttcttactgttttaaaaatagatttagatgctatcgtaaaagtgcccttgcaccccattgaaaatttgcttgcccaaaaacgaaactatggtatatcttaaaagtgcctctttcgtcacaATTACGCTTTTACAttaaggtttgactcatattcaattgcaaataaagccttggttgctttttggcgagagttttactttaagTTTGTAAGTCTTGCCCCTTAAGGTATCTCAGTACAGGGTCCCATGTCTTATCAAGTACCTGTCCTCTATCTTCATTATAAAGCCTCAGTCTCTCAAGATGTCGTGGGTTGGACATTTCTCCCAGCCACAAGTCAGCACAAAGTCCATTTTCCACATACgtaaaatctgttttttcacAATCACCATCCCGAATTGAATAGCGTTAGCCTTCTtctcatgtttgttgtttactaaacacaacaaaacagaaaacacaacattaaccttctgttttgttgctgtggtttctgttttgttgttgtgttttctgatttgttgttgtgttttctaatttgctgttgtgtttgttgttgtctgttttgctgttgtgttatccgatttgctgttgtgttttctattttgttgttgtgtttagtTATTtggcgttttgttttttgccgcTGTGTtctgcacttcagggccaccataCTAATGTAAAGTCACTGCGCTTACTTGGTTCCCCTGAAATAAGTAGTATCTACAATATAACATGACCATGGCAAAAAGGAATATGCCATAAACGCAAAAGATAGATGTGCTGAGAAAAGGAGAACATTAAACCAAACACACGAACACACTACAGAGGGAAAACACATCCCACCAGCAGCGTTTCCAACCCCCAAGCACGAAATCAAGGCTAATCGTTGGCGCTGAATAAAGGCCCACGTTAGCTAACTACTCACCTCCCTCAACTCAAAGGAGGACTCCACCTCACGAATGAgtaataatgaaatgaaaacatttaacctCACCCAATTCACATTGCCGTTTCAACAGTCCAAAGTTAGTCCACATCTGCCGAGACGATGTGTTGAAAGGCCATCCGTCTCTTCATGGTCGCTGACGTTAGGCCAGGAAAGATGAACACAGGACGCCATCTTTAACTGGCGCTGCGATTCGGTGGGCTCGGTCCACAATCCACGGGTCGAGCAAAAAGCAGCTCTGGTAACAACCTGGTGACAAACTCGGTTGGCCTGTCGTTTTCAGCTTTCCATTTTATCCCGATAATGTGGATATTTTGTCTGCGGAGGCCTCCAGAGCTaaacgttagctagcttagcctcCTGTAGCTTACACTGGGATGCTAGCTAGGCTCTCCTGTCGCCTCCAGTTGTCTCTTGCGATTCCACGGCAGCCTTGGTTGAAGACACACGCTCATGAAGGCTGAAAATGAACTCTTTAAGCTCATCAAACCTCTCATCCACGACGCTTTTTGTCTTGTGTACTGCTGCTAAAACATCTTCGTTTGTAGTCCAGGTTCTAGCGCTAGCAGCAATGGCGCTAGCTGCCATAGCATCTGCCTCTTCAGTGGCTCCATCTCGGTGTAATTTTCGACAGAATCTTCTCCGAAGGTTTTTATtgcctttttaattttcttgaCATTGTGTATATATCGCTACTGCTCAGATTAAGACTGCAAAAATTGAGTCAAAATCTTTCTGGTGAGGTGAATTAATAGTGTGAAGGTGGGGCTCCTTACAAACGCGTCTACTCCATACCGTGGTCCGCCATCTTCCCCCTTGTTGTTATGCTCTTTGGTtacttatattttcatttgGGAAGTAATTCTGCAAATCGTGTGTATAATTATGGAGGACTAAAAGTaccataattaaataaataaatacgccattaaataattaataaattctgtcattaattaaataaaattggaattaaatgcgtgtcattaattaattaaaataccaATTCAGTGTATCAACATGCTGCACTGTCCTTAAAGTTTAATCACTCCAGTACAGATGTTTCAGTGTGACTACAGATGTGGTTCAATTACATATTAAGGTGAATTAGTAGATATTTCTGTGATGtttcattattatatattaaatatagtCACTTTCACTGCTTACTCTAGTTATATTATGACTCAgaagttgtttgtcttttcatcagGTTTCACCAATAAGCACGATCAGCAGTAGTTTTTATATAAGTTGATATAAGTGGTGTATATTATCAAATCTTATCAAACATCATCTTTGTTAGGAGCCTAATGTGAAACTGTGTGCTTAATGCTAACCAGAGCATGCTAAAGTGTTcacaatgctaatgctaatgttatCAAACTTTATCAAACACAATCTGTGTGCTAAATGCTAACCAGAGCATGATAAAGTGTTCACAATGTTAATGTTCTTTTGATACAGAATGGTAACCATGTGTGCTAACATTTGCAACATAAATAAAGTCTGAGCTTATGACAATGTCTGAAGTAAGTATCATCATTATATCAGTTAAGCTTCAATGAGTAAAAGGCACGTTACAACATACTTTGAAAAATAATGATGAAtccatttttaatatttttattataagaACATATAccatttaatatatatatttatatatataaatgaactCTGAGTATAGAATCTTGATTGTTTTACAGTAAACATTTAGAACTGGccaggaaataaaaaatatcagctttacaaataaaagcagcatctgaatgaaaaaaaagagcaataaataaataaattaatacttCGGCAAATAAGTtgttacaataaataaaaaaaaaaacaggttttctgACAGCGGTTAGCATTCACAAAGAAACACCGATAGCAAAAGCAATTCATCTTTAAACCACAATCATGGAGCAACACTTGATAGCGACACTCATCATGAATGTAACTGAGACCAACATTTGTACCAAttcaaggaaaagaaaacacatctattGAACGTCATCACGAGCCCCAAATCTGCCAAAACGATAAATCTGTTTCCATCATAACATCCGGTCGTTTAaaggtcattaaaaaaaaaatgttcctatTCCTTTCATCATTTCATCCCTGTGTTTAAAAATTCTGGCGCGTATGAGTTAGAGGTGAAAACAGAATATAATCAATCAgaaaaatgatgttttcattagtgtacaCTCACCTGAAATAAAGGGCTAGTCCACACGTATAcaggtatttttaaaaaacaagaactAATCTGGCCGCGTGCATGTtgttgtaaacaggaagcagattgtAGCAGAAAATACTACGAACGAGGGAGTTTAACGTGGCAGCTCTTCACAGAATCATCGTACGGAGTCTCACGATGTCTCTTTTCCATCTGCTCCAATATCAGAACACATCCACGTTGACATAAACGTGTGTGTATCATTTCTAAAACAATCTCAGTTTCTGCCCGTACAGACGTGAACACTGAAATTTGagtttctgaatatcttcaaCGTGGAAGGAGTTTTCCAAAAAGGTTTTCAGTGACCTAAAACGCTGTTTATGTGTGTACGAAATGCCAAAATGCATAGAAAAAGCTACGTTTTTTGGGAAGTACATGTGGAGAGGGCCGAGAAtccttgtgtttttattaccttacaatgagccttttatatctacagagccTCGAGAGTCCACCAtgttttctacagtagcccagaatggacaaactgAACGCTGACTCCAGAGAGGGGCCATTCACATTTTACGCGTTTTTAATAACCACCGCCAGGAAGGGAGAGACGAGGGGCGTTCAGTTCGTCGCAGTCTGCTAGATGTCACTAAATCCCACACAAAACACTTTATCTGTTCCTCCTAATTCATAATCACACTCAAGCTCAAGTAAACATTTGATTCGACAGACAGGCGGCAGACGttagaagacaaagaaaatcaagGTGAGTAAACGGCACgatttacaaaaatatacagCGGTTCACGGGAGAACGGAACAAAACTCAAGAAGACGATCAAATCAGGCTTGTTGCGTTACATAAACCCAGACATCCATAAGTCCACTTAAAGATTTGGTTATGATTTTACAAGAGTTAACATaatatcatttctttttttttttaaataagttaaacacagttttctctcagtacagtacagttcaCACAGAACAAAGACATAATATTTGGCAGACGAAGGCAGTTTCAGACATTGAAAAACACTGTTGGATGCTAAAATCACTGACATGGTGCTAAAAGCTAAATCATCCTTAaacgttgtgtgtgtgtgtgtgttaaacatAACCGAGTTTTGGGTTGTTGAATTGTGTTTTTGGACTGCAGTGATCCAGCGTGCACTGAATCAGTCGTCGCTGGAAATTAATTTGACTTTTCGGGTGTTTAAAAAcgaaaaaaattaagaaataagTCTGCTTACATTCTTTCCTTC contains:
- the LOC115582427 gene encoding polyubiquitin-like, which produces MDITITMLGGASHHLTVNPQDTVSSLKRLIQSQLGVSVQEQKLVFVNGEKKTLSDDSKPVSWYGLHSGSQVSLLITKPPPIQVFLTNLQGKKSTYDIKPDETVRNFKQRVQKREGVPVEQQRLIYQSRELTDDKTLSYYNVEALGTINMTSRLRGG
- the gatc gene encoding glutamyl-tRNA(Gln) amidotransferase subunit C, mitochondrial; this encodes MSVFSFAVTRTFSVSVQNIRPLCKLLNGGHSGTNVQDFLGRRNSSVQTRLFSSRPLNPKVPEFPTWEPVPEDQLPPPAQITADLVDKLERLALVDFRTKQGLECLEKAIRFADQLHVVDTSGVEPMDSVLEDRALFLRDDAVTEGDCAEELLQLAKNTVEEYFVAPPGNIPLPKREERAAMLKHSEL